From the Centropristis striata isolate RG_2023a ecotype Rhode Island chromosome 5, C.striata_1.0, whole genome shotgun sequence genome, the window tttttcttttctatctctaactctgtttttggattgagtttttattactattttattgttttactgtttttagtgttttattgttttcattgtttttatttatacctatttgtgtattattttattctattttaataactgtacagcactttggtcaactgaggttgtttttaaatgtgctctatgaataaactttgacctgacttgacttgacttgaaaacGTTGCACTCAATTCGACCCAAATTGGAATTTGTGCGCAATTTTTAAATCGGTGCAATCACATTGTGAACTTCGGCACCATCCCTGATGTAAAACATCACTCTGATCACTGAGATCGGTTGTTAAGCACAATGTCAACTCTCATCTCCTCTAATCTGCACTCTGCCGCGCCTCTCCTCTCCAAACAGAACCGCAGCGGTTTGAACAGCGCCTGCCTCATCTCCACGTTCCTCAGCCCGTACACCAGCGGGTTGATGCACGGCGGCACCAACAGCATCACCAACAGTGACATGTGGAGCACGGCCGCCGTGGTGGAGGAGGACGGCTTCTCCTGAGAGGAGGCGATCATCGCGCTGGTGCCCTCCACCTCCCACAGCGCGTCCGAGGTGACTTtgagcagcagcggcagcagctgcaggaacaGCATGGCGCAGTAGAACAACACGGTTTTACGCGCTTTGGAGTTGATCCTGTTGAACGGTATCATAGCTTTACGCGCGTCCTGGTACATCCTCATGTAGGACAGCCCGTAGACCAGCAGGCACAGCAGCAGAGTAAAGGAGCCAGTGAGTTTGCGAAAGACTGCAGGTGCACGCGGGAATCCCATGTACTGCTCCATCATGTCCGGCTCGCACAGTAACCCCCTGGTGACCTGCTCATTCTGTTGCCCGGtttgcagcagcaacaacatatTGGTGGCGGTGACGGAGATGGAGTAGCCCCAGATGAGGCACAGGCTTAGCCGCAGGCGCGACTGAGTGAGGATGGACAGATAGCGAATGGCGTGGCACACGTAGAAGTAGCGCTCCAGCGCCATGCACGTGATGGTGAGGAGGCTGGAGAAAAGGCTCACGGTCCCCACGAAGTACTGGACGTGACACCAGGTGCTGAACGCAATCGTCCTGCGTTGGATGAGTGAGTGGATGACCGTCGGACCTTGCGTGGCAGTCTGCAAGAGGTCGCTCAAAATCAGATTGTAAAAGAGAGCAACGCGCGGCTCCCAGGAGAGGTCCTCGGAGCGCTCCAATCCGAAAAGCGTAAAAGCGTTAACCAGAAACGAGAAGAGAGTCagaagcacaaaaacacaaaccagCGCTGGCACTGCTTCTCCGTCAGGCAGGACGGAGAGGAAGAGGCAGCTGGCAGCGTCCGGCAGCTCCGTTACGCGCGGCTCAGTTCGGTTCCCGCCGCTGAGCCAGTCGCACTGCTCCGTCAGGTTGTCAtctgtcatcatcatcactgctgctgctgctgataatTTGATCCGAATGTACGTGGTGCTCTAATCAACTTCTTCCTCAGCAAACACAGACCTACTGGCGCCTCTCCAACATCTCCGTCCACCTGTGACCACACCTGACAACCATCACTCACGCGCTCGCTCCCACTCATATTTTGCTCTATTGGTGCTCTTAATTGAAGTCCTTATCGAAGTGTCTAGTTTGGTTATCTTTGCTTTATCATTAATCagaaatgtgagaaaaacattcagttatttttctcaAATAATAATACACATCTATTACGGAGCCCtgaaagggacatggtgaaaatagtCACGAGAGAGAcatttctcgtgctcacgagatactttctggtgagcacgagatacttttctcgtgaCCACGAGATACTTTCTGGTGAGCACAAGAAAGTATATCGTGCTCACCAGAAagtatctcgtgagcacgagaaatgtttctcgtgctcacgggaaaccaaaggttttttttattttcaccgtAACtcttctagttttttttttgcccttcaGAATTCTCATTAGGGTGATATCAGGTAAAATGGGCCATTTAAGGTTTGGGGGTCCCAGCCCCTCTGGAATTTATAGCCAATGACTGCAAAGGATTTCAAAGTGTTGCCATAACTGTGCTTGACAAGTAACAGATGATTTGATTGGTTTATGGTTGCTATGGTTGGCGGGGCAATATTTCAAATCTAGACTGCACCAGAAAGCTGCATGGTAAGTAGCCCGGCATACCAAATCTAACTAAACTATTATAAGGATGATACatctattaaaaacaaacatacatataaaaaaaactatgtatAATATCTGTCTTGATGGCATCCATCAGAAATAATGCTGTTAGTTTGGTATATGaacatattttttggaaaagtGATGTTTATCTTGGCGGCCCAATTTACCTAAACCCACTGAGCTAAAATGGGCCACATGGTTTCAGCTAAAATGGGCCATCCTCTGtgtcactcacaaacacacatacacacatgtgcaTTACATTTGGTTCAACTAAAACCTGTATGTTGATTGTCATGTGAAATTAACACAACTCAAAGTAGGCTATCTTCCTATGTAGTGAACTacttttgctgtgtttgtgtaacTTAGCTTGTTACATATGACTGGGTGGTAGCTTTTGTGTAGTGAAGCTTTATTTGTGGCAGAGTAGCCTAACTGATATCTTAGCTCATGTATGtatacacgtgtgtgtgtgtgtgtgtgtgtgtgtgtgtgtgtgtgtgtgtgtgtgtgtgtactgcgCGTATTGTGAGTACACCAAAACTGAGGGGTGACGGGTGATAAGTGTCATGCCACATGCAAacgcaacaaaaacaaaacaggagcaCCACACCTTGCAAAGTCTGCAAAGCCCATTATGGTGACCCAAATGACCTAAAGGCTACTGAGGAATGGATAAAATGTGATCCATCCTCTGCCTGGTTTCATGAGAGCTGTGGTGAAGAGAATGGTATCTGCGATGATGATGGTTTCATTTGCAAAGACTGtgtttgaaaaatgtttcatcACAGATACCATTCTCTTCACTTCTCTTTTGTATGCTCctaaaattcacacacacacacacacacacacacacacacacacacacacacacacacacacacatcagttcACTGATCAATGCTGTTTTTGCTGTTCTTGTTGTTTTAATGGCACTTTGAATATGTTTGTGTAATGCAGTTTAAATGTTAAGTGGCTGTATAAGTGTTTTAAATATAAGTGttttaaaattaagttaaaGACATTCCTCCAGTCATAGACAGCAGTGTGATAACAGTGTATGGCCTTTTGCCCTctggtttaattaaaacatgaattaattaattaattaatttatctgtcacacacacacacagaaacacacacacacacaccactgacaTCAGTTCACTGATCTGTGCTGTTCTTGCTGTTGTTTTAATGGAACAATGAATTTATCTGTTTAATGCTGTTGAAATGTTATGTGGCTGTATAAGCAATTGTTTATTACAATTAAAATTGATGATAAATTACTATTTCCCTTTGCAGTTTGACTGGCCCATCTTACCTGATAAGCAGCCCATTTAACCTGAAAAGGTGGCCCATTTTAACTGAAACTGCTCATGCAAAAAAAGTTGGCACAGCTGATGTTTCAAGAACTGTAGGGcctaaataattatattttattacataatttcaacacaaaattatcagaaacagtaattattaatcataaaaacacatggAAAAGGCATATATGGTATTGTGTTACTGTCCCAAGCGATTTACCAAAAAGTGGCCCAATTTAGCTGATATCACCctattaaaaatatttcactttcatatccgagtgtgaatgtgtttttgaaaCTGATATCGATACAAACCTTAGAAGGGAAAAACGATTGCAGCCAATATGCAGTAGTTCATTGTTGAGCTGGactgaaaatagaccttttctatatgtttttatttttcctcttttttttctatgtggattgtgcaccaattttgcaACTCAATCTCagtcaaatcactttattaaattatatttcacattactatcataaatatacaaacaatatctattttgtcaatttagtCTAGAAATTAAgacaaaatatagaaataaagaaTAGTACGCAACAGTACAGATTAATATAAATATGCCAGTGATACATTAATTGTCTGATTGATAAATCAGTCAGGCTGTAATCAATTAAGTCTTAGttctatgtttttgttttggattATGGCAGTAGTAATCATAgtactgtctttttttagccattatAGCAGTTTGAtcataaaaggttttttttgttatttaagtttttattcaatttcttataTGTCAATCATCATACAAAATACACCGAACttcaacacaaacaaatcaacctaaacagaaatacacagaataaaaacaaaaaatgcatatacaTGTAACTATACATTAATACTCAAACACCAGCCTGTAAACAGTGCAGCACATCTCCCACTAAACACTGTGATTATATTTGATATTATAATTCTTATAGGTAAGAAttataaaatatgtgattatatatatatatatatttatttatttatttattatttttattttttttcacaaaattgatgacctcactgatttaATTCctcactgctatttttttttaacacagcccttgcaactaattgcccaattgcacagccttaagagctgcatatcaccaatgctgagtcttgttggttttctgagaatctactgcacctactggtaccttgtatggcatgtagcaataaaaaatatactaaaaacctggattaatctggttagtcatattggactgctattatattgaacactagtGTATATGTGGTAAAATGTCCCTTTGTTATCATTCAACCTTGCTATCATCAATTCATAGGAGGCATTGTCCATCATCAGTTTAACCCAGTCAGTAAATTCTGGTGGAGTCTGACTCTTCCAGTGGTGAAGACTGATTCTAGCTGCAGTGATGAAGCCTGTCAGTGAGTTTGATCCTAaagttgtgtgttttgtcttgatACTTTGAATGCAAATGTTTAGCACGGGAGCAGTCTGTCATTTTAAAGTAGTAGCAGTTTTTAAACCTTTCTGCAgtttactatttcaaaataaaaagatactGACAATTGTAAAGTACTTATTACGCTGCTCTGCTGCACTTgttattatctatatttttaaatcccATTTTATGAGTTGAATGCTTTTAATATGTTTTCCATGTGTTCATCTCCTCCAGACTCGATTACTGCAATGCACTTCTCATCGGGATCCCTAGCAAGAGTCTGCAGAGACTCCAATACATCCAGAACTCTGCAGCTAGGATCCTGATGAGAGTGCAGAAATATGATCATATCACCCCCATTCTCCACTCACTTCATTGGCTCCCCGTTTCCACCCGGATTGAATATAAGGTTTCCCTCCTCACTCACCAATGCATCTACGGAAATGCCCCCTCATATCTCAAAGAACTACTCAccccacaaaacacaacacgctCCCTCCGCTCCACCCACTCAAACTGCCTCCACACACCAAGAACCAGACTCAGCACCATGGGAGATAGACAGGGCTTTCTGTGCTGCTGCCCCACGGCTGTGGAACGCCCTTCCTGACACCCTGAGGGCACCACAGTCCatagagacttttaaaaaaggactaaaaacattcctttttagcaaaacctttggttcctcccatctagatggtttttagattatgtatgtatgttttctgtttttagctgtttttcttttttttttatcctttttataattagaatgttatgcttttaacctgtagcactttgaggtTTCCTGTAATGTGacgtgcattacaaataaaatgtattattattattattattattattattattattatttttatgtctgttcaatgtgaaacatttgttgcctgtaatttctttgtttgtaAAGCAACGAGGACAtttcttattgtttatattGAATCAAGCTCGATAGtgtaaaaataaactaatataCTGACTTGTTTTTCAGTGGAGATACCACaaatattcttcttcttttttgttgatGCTACCACCAGCTCCTCTGTAAAGTCCTTTCctcaaaaataaaactgcaacTACCTTAAAATTACAGACTGTGTAGAACAGAgccatactatatatatatctccttTCTTCTGGCTGGTAATGCACATGATTCGTTAATTATAGCTCTTAAGGAAATGAtgtaatgtttctttgtagtgcTCTATAATTTCAGCAGTGGTAGGCCTACCCCTCACCCCATGGTTAGAGGACTAATAATCATTGTTTGTTAGGTGTAAGTTATACATTGGTTAACTGTATTGtaattcttgtgtgtttttctgtttatctgtttataGAAAACCATAACCGTAAAGCCTCATCATCTGCTATTGCTCTGAATGTGTGCATTGTGACAATAAATGGCTTAAAGGGAAACATCAGTTGTCCCTACTACATTCCTATCGATATACCATTGTGATGCTCGACCTCCGCTGAACCAATCCTACAGATATATTCTACACACTGCTCCTGTGCTAAACATTTGCATGCAAGCTATCATGACAAAACACACGACTTTATGATCAAACTGCTATaatggctaaaaaaagtcatgatTTGAAGTCATGATATGATAATGAACTATTAACTAAATTAAACTGCTACTACCTTAAAATGACCCCAGTCCTGCCTCCCGTGCTAAACATTTGCATTCAAAGTatcaagacaaaacacacaacttCAGGATCAAACTCACTGACAGGCTTCAACACTGCAGCTAGAATCAGTCTTCACCACTGGAAGAGTCAGACtccaaaaatatatgaaatatatatatatatatatatatacttttttgtgGACACAGTGTTTAGTGTTGGGAGATGTGTCTGTTTACAGGCTGGTATTTGAGTattaattgtattatattatatgcttgcatatgtttatgtatgtatatgcattttttgttttttttattctgtgtatttctgtttaatatgtgtttgtgttgaagtTCGGTGTATTTTGTATGACGATTGACAtataagaaattgaataaaaacttaaataacaaaaaaaaatcaaactgctatgatggctaaaaaaaaatcaccaaattgttgaatataaatgaataaatgaaatagaataataatTGACAGCCTTGTCTTGTGGTTAGTCATGACACATGTATTTCATATGGGTGGAGGGGAGCTGGTCACTAAATGCAAGTGAAAAGGGACATTACTACTGCCATAATCCAAAACAATAACCTAGAACTAAGAATTAATTGATGACAGCCTTACTGATTTATCAATCAGACAATTAATGTATCACTGGCAGATTTGTATTAATCTGTACTGTCGTGTActattctttattttgtcttaATTTCTAGACAGATTTCTAGATATTGtctgtatatttataataatgttgaatataattaaatagctattattataaatatacagacaatattaatatatgttaTTTGACTTGGTGTTAGTGACCAGCTGAGCTGGTTGTTTATGCACCATTCATGTTCCAgggttgttgttttggtctctttctttgggttatgttttattcatgttcctGGTCTCACCACACACCCTGGAGTGTGGATAAATAGGGTTAATTGCCACACACCTGTGATTGCCACATTCACCTGGGCTGCCACACAAAGAGCAGGTCAGCTAGAGCAGAGAAGCTGAATGCAGTTTGGTTGGTGTACCTGTTGCCATTCATTTGGAGGAAAGTTTGCACCCTTGGTAGGCGAAGCGAGGTATGAAACAATTGAAACAATAGtggcatgtgttttgtttggtttcttatgttatgttatattcatatattgtcatatatttgtttggtttcatatgttatgttatattcatacattgttatgtatttgtttggtttaatatattttgtgtgATATTGGAGTTTTATGGTTGACTGTGGGTATAGTGTgggttttaaagaaaacaaactatctaatgaagtaaaatgtgtgaactttttaatatgtgcaaatattgatattttgttaTGTGTTTTAGCTTCACGGTGCTCGACGAGGGAATAAAATTTTGTACCAGTTGAACTCTACGCTGTCTCATTGATGCCAAGGGCTGTAACACTTGGATTGAGTGGCaatattggtgcacaatccatatacaaaaaaaagggggaaaaagaaaaacatatagaaaaggtctattttcagtTCAGCTCAATAATGTACTACTGTATATTGGCTGCAATCGTTTTTCCCTTCTAAGGTTGGTATCAATATGtctcaaatcaaatatcactcATATggaagttaaatattttaaataatgaaatttTGAAGGGCAAAATAAACTTGATATGTTATCAACTCAAGCCCCACTTGGTTTTTGAGTGTTTGAAGGACTATATTGTCTCGCAATGCGCTGCACCACAAAAGTTAGAGGAGCTGCTCAGAAAACAGATCATAGAAAATAcaatatgtttctttttggaCATCCGATTTTCTATTTGTGTAGTTTAATGGGCAGTGACATACCAAGCAACAATTCAAATACTAAGAAGTTAACAGTGGTGGCCCCAGGCAGTAGATTGAGATTGCCATAGCATCCAAGCCCAGCTCAAAGCTATATTTGAGCATGTGGAGTTGCTATAGCAACTTTACTACTTAAACTATAAAAAGTACACTCACAGCACTGACCATCTAACTAGCTAGCAGGGAGTAACTAATGGACTGGAGTGTGGtccttggttgtaacaagtgctaattagggaccgagcaccgaggtgcgaggaccctattgttattggtccgtttattattatactttttcttgACCCAAagtaatcgcctttttggggcctttatcatattcaaaaactcaccatttttggaatttacataaatctccgctgaaatttTCGTATTCTAGTTcacccaattctcttcaaacttggtcaggagcatcacaaggcctttgggatcaaaagttattcaaagctttaccgccgctcacactatggggccgtggcatggcggcaaaatatggcgtctcgccaaaaaacaacagatctttataacttttacattctttgtcccatctgctccaaacttctcatgcttcatcacaatctagcccttaacacttctaaataaccatctttcatcaagccccgccccttatgctttatccacgccccctttcataaaatgaccaccttgcatactttacataactcctgcAAGACATTTAATCCCAgtgccttcaaacttggtcagtaccatcacaaggcttttgggaacacaacttatcaacacctttactgaccttcaaaatatgtgggcgtggcaggGCAGCATAATATGGCGTCTCGctatctaacaccagactgcataacgtgaccatacattgtccaatctgtccaatatttcacacacgtgatgcgGGGCCAGCCcacaacacacccacatgtcaatattgacacacagtcatagcgcccccccgctggctacaggaactcacttgttttacacctagccccagcagtaggtttcatgtACAGACAAgacatttggtacacatatgaatcatgtggagacgcaccaaaaagcctcttggagccatacctcaaacccaacaggaagtccgccatcctggtttgaatatcgcaacATTCAGCGTTTTGGCCCATTTCTACCTCGCagactttaacgaactcctcctacagattttacccgatcaacttaaaacttggtcagtaccatcacaaggcctttgggatcaaaagttattcaaatctttcccgacggtcacactatgtggacGTGGCATgacgccaaaatatggcgtctcgccatctaacaccagactagataacttgaccatacattgtccaatctgtcacGAATTTCACAGACGTGATTCGGGGCCAGCCTACAACACACCCGCATGTCAagattgacacacagtcatggcgccccctgctggcaacagcaagtgaCATGTTTTACCCCTACTCGGACCACCGTGGTAGGAGACACACCATTTGGTACGCacagggactgagcccacagcacCGCACCCGACGTGGCCTGCGCTGACATGGCCTGCGCTGAcatggcctcccccgacggctccactcggctcggtcccgttcagtcctgcttgcaggcctagtttgaattactgttgaaccagtctgaccattctcctctgatCTCTGGCATCACCAAGGTATTTTGGCCCTTAGAACTGTCGCCACTGGATATTTCTCCTTTTCTGTGAAAATCCGAGTatcagctagcctggctaacactagactatatcacaaatgatgatagtctggacaccagcaattcatttcTCTGttgaggaggcgtggtttacgattgtccagagccgtttattagGCGTCTATCAAAAGCGCCtttaggtagctcttagccaatcatatcagttataccagatgacgtatgtagagcgacagaaatgtatgtttacgtagccagactagcccatctctactttgagactaaaatgctgaattctgcttctgcaacgtttttctgcagcatgttctgactctggctgctctgtagtttcagctcacagtctaccggcagtgtgcgtgcgtgcgtgcgtgtgtgcgtgcgtgcgtgcgtgtgtgtgtgtgtgtgtgtgtgagagagagagtgttgcttgctgctttgcgtctccagttctcgctttctgcaagattatttatttttacgccctcatgtcattcagccacacacatccactgattttatggccaatagacgagctgctgggggtctctgggggctccgctgtcccccggctcgtagccagatcaccggcgttacagcagtgagcggtagcagggctagttggtagattaggctttggccaaatcctttAGGAAGCAAAgcaaaaacatcctttttggtggtgaaacaggagtgtaaagtcaaacattgttcttCTGTTAAAATCatctttggctctaaactatttaaaacgccgtctacagctagatcgaaagagtttcgcgtctgctgcagccatgttggatccataagaaaaactacaaaactacaagcttccatctgtcgagtagtacgcgccATCGTcttaccgtccctccccgttctgtga encodes:
- the LOC131971139 gene encoding olfactory receptor 2AG2; the encoded protein is MTDDNLTEQCDWLSGGNRTEPRVTELPDAASCLFLSVLPDGEAVPALVCVFVLLTLFSFLVNAFTLFGLERSEDLSWEPRVALFYNLILSDLLQTATQGPTVIHSLIQRRTIAFSTWCHVQYFVGTVSLFSSLLTITCMALERYFYVCHAIRYLSILTQSRLRLSLCLIWGYSISVTATNMLLLLQTGQQNEQVTRGLLCEPDMMEQYMGFPRAPAVFRKLTGSFTLLLCLLVYGLSYMRMYQDARKAMIPFNRINSKARKTVLFYCAMLFLQLLPLLLKVTSDALWEVEGTSAMIASSQEKPSSSTTAAVLHMSLLVMLLVPPCINPLVYGLRNVEMRQALFKPLRFCLERRGAAECRLEEMRVDIVLNNRSQ